A genomic region of Clavibacter michiganensis subsp. insidiosus contains the following coding sequences:
- the polA gene encoding DNA polymerase I, which produces MPNTEKPTLLVIDGHSLAFRAFYALPAESFQNREGQHTNAVHGFIAMLINLLQKEKPTHVGVAFDISRFSFRTREYPEYKGTRGETPVEFTGQVPLLERALKTMNIPTLTKEDHEADDILATLATQGREQGFRVLVVSGDRDAIQLVNDDVTLLYPSTQGVSQLTRYDAEKVFEKYGVQPGMYPDIAALVGETSDNLIGVDKVGPKTAVKWLNQYGSLDAVLEHRDEISGKVGDNLRAQYENVIRNRRLNRLLTDVELPLGPADLERKPIDEPALREVFAVLEFKQLLDRVLKLEGSGASASSEGTPVGAVEQEPSTAPAAPRPQQLLDEELAKWIERQSAASLHGLGLTVETQDGKPVGFGLASATEAVTLPWQEGRADYAPFERWLASDAPKIMADAKVQVKAMRRAGLAVSGLAFDVLVAGWLLRPGFTDKTLGDLVSRYLLEDLPQPDANQLVPETEALTAPVEAWYTLRVEHALREVLDERTLGVMVDIEMPTLLVLVEMELRGVATDRAGLAELSAQLQERITDLAQRAFAEIGKEINLGSPKQLQEVLFDQLAMPKTRANKTGFSTDAGALADLQASNPHPFLDLLLEHRDASKLRQIIQTLERGIGEDERIHTTYVQTGTTTGRISSNDPNLQNIPVRTEEGRRIRSAIRVGEGYETLLTADYSQIEMRIMAHLSGDAGLIEAFAAGEDLHRFVGSRIFGVEPADVSPEMRTKVKAMSYGLAYGLSAFGLSKQLRIPSSEAKQLMTDYFARFGAVRDYLRQVVEEARAAGYTETIFGRRRPFPDLNSPNRVLRDNAERAALNAPIQGSAADIMKIAMIRIEADMRERDMASRMLLQVHDELILEVAPGEWDALEAIVTDRMAHAADLRVPLEVQVGRGDSWAAAAH; this is translated from the coding sequence GTGCCGAACACGGAAAAGCCTACCCTCCTCGTCATCGACGGCCATTCCCTGGCGTTCCGGGCCTTCTACGCCTTGCCGGCGGAGAGCTTCCAGAACCGCGAGGGGCAGCACACGAACGCCGTGCACGGCTTCATCGCGATGCTCATCAACCTCCTGCAGAAGGAGAAGCCCACGCACGTGGGCGTCGCGTTCGACATCTCGCGCTTCTCGTTCCGCACGCGCGAGTACCCGGAGTACAAGGGCACGCGCGGCGAGACGCCCGTGGAGTTCACCGGGCAGGTGCCCCTGCTCGAGCGGGCGCTGAAGACCATGAACATCCCCACCCTCACCAAGGAGGACCACGAGGCGGACGACATCCTCGCGACCCTCGCCACGCAGGGTCGCGAGCAGGGCTTCCGGGTGCTCGTGGTCTCGGGCGACCGCGACGCCATCCAGCTCGTCAACGACGACGTCACGCTGCTCTACCCGTCCACGCAGGGCGTCTCCCAGCTCACGCGCTACGACGCGGAGAAGGTGTTCGAGAAGTACGGCGTGCAGCCCGGGATGTACCCGGACATCGCGGCGCTCGTGGGGGAGACCAGCGACAACCTCATTGGCGTCGACAAGGTCGGCCCGAAGACCGCGGTCAAGTGGCTGAACCAGTACGGATCCCTCGACGCGGTCCTCGAGCACCGCGACGAGATCTCCGGCAAGGTCGGCGACAACCTCCGTGCGCAGTACGAGAACGTCATCCGCAACCGCCGCCTCAACCGGCTGCTCACCGACGTCGAGCTGCCGCTCGGCCCGGCTGACCTCGAGCGCAAGCCCATCGACGAGCCCGCCCTCCGCGAGGTGTTCGCGGTGCTGGAGTTCAAGCAGCTGCTGGACCGGGTGCTGAAGCTCGAGGGATCCGGCGCCTCGGCATCCAGCGAGGGCACGCCCGTCGGCGCGGTCGAGCAGGAGCCGTCCACCGCCCCGGCCGCCCCGCGACCGCAGCAGCTGCTCGACGAGGAGCTCGCGAAGTGGATCGAGAGGCAGAGCGCGGCCTCGCTCCACGGCCTGGGCCTCACGGTCGAGACGCAGGACGGGAAGCCCGTCGGCTTCGGGCTCGCGAGCGCCACCGAGGCGGTGACCCTGCCCTGGCAGGAGGGCCGCGCGGACTACGCGCCGTTCGAGCGCTGGCTCGCGAGCGACGCCCCGAAGATCATGGCGGACGCCAAGGTCCAGGTGAAGGCGATGCGCCGCGCCGGCCTCGCCGTCTCCGGCCTCGCCTTCGACGTCCTCGTGGCCGGGTGGCTGCTGCGGCCGGGGTTCACCGACAAGACGCTCGGCGATCTCGTCAGCCGGTACCTCCTGGAGGACCTGCCGCAGCCCGACGCGAACCAGCTCGTGCCCGAGACGGAGGCGCTCACGGCGCCCGTCGAGGCCTGGTACACGCTCCGGGTCGAGCACGCGCTGCGCGAGGTGCTCGACGAGCGCACGCTCGGCGTCATGGTCGACATCGAGATGCCCACGCTCCTCGTGCTGGTGGAGATGGAGCTGCGCGGCGTCGCCACCGACCGCGCCGGGCTCGCCGAGCTGTCGGCGCAGCTGCAGGAGCGCATCACCGACCTCGCCCAGCGCGCCTTCGCCGAGATCGGCAAGGAGATCAACCTCGGGTCGCCGAAGCAGCTGCAGGAGGTCCTCTTCGACCAGCTCGCCATGCCGAAGACGCGCGCGAACAAGACCGGCTTCAGCACCGACGCCGGCGCGCTGGCCGACCTGCAGGCGTCGAACCCGCACCCGTTCCTCGACCTGCTCCTCGAGCACCGCGACGCGAGCAAGCTGCGGCAGATCATCCAGACCCTCGAGCGCGGCATCGGCGAGGACGAGCGGATCCACACCACCTACGTGCAGACCGGCACCACCACCGGCCGCATCTCCTCGAACGACCCGAACCTGCAGAACATCCCCGTGCGCACCGAGGAGGGCCGCCGCATCCGCAGCGCCATCCGCGTGGGCGAGGGCTACGAGACGCTGCTCACGGCCGACTACTCGCAGATCGAGATGCGGATCATGGCGCACCTCTCCGGCGACGCGGGTCTCATCGAGGCGTTCGCGGCGGGGGAGGACCTGCACCGCTTCGTCGGCTCCCGCATCTTCGGCGTGGAGCCCGCGGACGTCAGCCCCGAGATGCGCACCAAGGTCAAGGCCATGAGCTACGGCCTGGCCTACGGCCTCAGCGCCTTCGGCCTGTCGAAGCAGCTGCGCATCCCGTCGTCCGAGGCGAAGCAGCTCATGACCGACTACTTCGCCCGCTTCGGCGCGGTGCGCGACTACCTCCGACAGGTCGTGGAGGAGGCGCGCGCGGCCGGCTACACGGAGACGATCTTCGGCCGTCGCCGACCGTTCCCCGACCTCAACAGCCCGAACCGCGTCCTCCGCGACAACGCCGAGCGGGCCGCGCTCAACGCGCCCATCCAGGGGTCCGCGGCCGACATCATGAAGATCGCGATGATCCGCATCGAGGCCGACATGCGCGAGCGCGACATGGCGTCGCGCATGCTCCTGCAGGTGCACGACGAGCTCATCCTCGAGGTCGCCCCGGGGGAGTGGGACGCCCTCGAGGCCATCGTCACGGACCGCATGGCGCACGCCGCCGACCTCCGGGTGCCGCTCGAGGTCCAGGTGGGCCGCGGCGACTCGTGGGCCGCCGCCGCGCACTGA
- a CDS encoding PTS sugar transporter subunit IIA, translating to MTTARLSDLLADGSVRLDAHADDRESAIRQAGEALIAAGAVEPGYVEAMLERERSVSTFVGEGVAVPHGTLAAGRDLVRADAISLLRLPDGVDWDGHDVRIVIGIAATGGGHIALLSRLAEILLDPVRAEQLRGATDPATVRALLGAGTVEG from the coding sequence ATGACGACAGCACGACTCTCCGACCTCCTCGCCGACGGCTCCGTCCGGCTCGACGCGCACGCCGACGACCGCGAGTCCGCCATCCGCCAGGCGGGCGAGGCGCTCATCGCGGCCGGCGCCGTGGAGCCCGGCTACGTGGAGGCCATGCTCGAGCGGGAGCGCTCCGTGTCCACCTTCGTGGGCGAGGGCGTCGCGGTGCCGCACGGCACCCTCGCGGCGGGACGCGACCTCGTTCGGGCCGACGCCATCAGCCTGCTGCGGCTGCCCGACGGCGTCGACTGGGACGGCCACGACGTCCGCATCGTCATCGGGATCGCGGCGACCGGGGGCGGCCACATCGCGCTGTTGTCGCGCCTCGCCGAGATCCTGCTCGACCCCGTGCGCGCCGAGCAGCTGCGTGGCGCGACCGATCCCGCGACCGTCCGTGCCCTCCTGGGAGCCGGTACGGTCGAGGGATGA
- a CDS encoding DUF885 domain-containing protein yields the protein MTTTPKAPRPQTDIDRIAEGWIDASLDLHPEERVYLGRPGREGEYGDTSPAGHAAHAEAARAVVRQLAAATPVDAVDEVTRMDLTRELELDVEMHEAGVHLSDLNVIASPAQGIREVFDISPTATVDDWEHVATRLGNVAGAVDGYVETLREGVRRGQVPAKRQIREVLGQVERQAAPDGFFRSFAQDARPDAGELPASLRQDLGARAEEARSAYVRLAAFLGSELEPAGREADAVGREQYALRSRSFLGAEVDLDETYEWGVGELARMVEEQEAIAREILPGASVLEAIAHLDGDASRKLHGTDALRAWMQETSDRAVEELGRTHFDIPQEIRALECMIAPTQEGGIYYSGPADDFSRPGRMWWSVPEGVTEFDTWRELTTVYHEGVPGHHLQIAQATYNKAELNTWRRFAGTSGHAEGWALYAERLMQELGYLDDPADRLGMLDGQRMRAARVVLDIGVHLGKTRPDGEGVWDADYAFDFMGRNVNMDPSFVRFEVNRYLGWPGQAPSYKVGQRIWEDLRDETRRREGDAFDIRAFHRRALDIGGVGLDTLRAAVLR from the coding sequence ATGACGACGACGCCGAAGGCCCCCCGACCGCAGACGGACATCGACCGCATCGCCGAGGGGTGGATCGACGCCTCGCTCGACCTGCACCCCGAGGAGCGCGTCTACCTCGGCCGTCCGGGCCGCGAGGGCGAGTACGGCGACACGTCACCCGCGGGGCACGCGGCGCACGCCGAGGCGGCCCGCGCGGTCGTCCGGCAGCTCGCGGCGGCCACGCCCGTCGACGCGGTCGACGAGGTCACCCGCATGGACCTGACGCGCGAGCTCGAGCTCGACGTCGAGATGCACGAGGCCGGCGTGCACCTCTCCGACCTCAACGTGATCGCCTCGCCCGCGCAGGGCATCCGCGAGGTCTTCGACATTTCGCCCACGGCCACCGTGGACGACTGGGAGCACGTCGCCACGCGGCTCGGCAACGTCGCCGGCGCGGTCGACGGCTACGTCGAGACCCTGCGCGAGGGCGTCCGCCGTGGCCAGGTGCCCGCGAAGCGGCAGATCCGCGAGGTGCTCGGGCAGGTCGAGCGCCAGGCGGCGCCCGACGGCTTCTTCCGCTCCTTCGCCCAGGACGCGCGACCCGACGCGGGAGAGCTGCCCGCGTCGCTGCGCCAGGACCTGGGCGCCCGCGCCGAGGAGGCCCGCTCGGCCTACGTGCGGCTCGCCGCGTTCCTCGGCTCCGAGCTCGAGCCGGCCGGCCGCGAGGCCGACGCCGTCGGCCGCGAGCAGTACGCCCTCCGCTCCCGCTCGTTCCTCGGGGCCGAGGTCGACCTCGACGAGACGTACGAGTGGGGCGTGGGCGAGCTCGCCCGCATGGTGGAGGAGCAGGAGGCCATCGCCCGCGAGATCCTCCCCGGCGCGAGCGTGCTCGAGGCCATCGCGCACCTCGACGGCGACGCCTCGCGCAAGCTGCACGGCACCGACGCGCTGCGCGCCTGGATGCAGGAGACGAGCGACCGCGCGGTCGAGGAGCTCGGCCGCACGCACTTCGACATCCCCCAGGAGATCCGGGCGCTCGAGTGCATGATCGCCCCCACCCAGGAGGGCGGCATCTACTACTCCGGGCCCGCGGACGACTTCAGCCGCCCCGGCCGCATGTGGTGGTCGGTGCCCGAGGGCGTCACCGAGTTCGACACGTGGCGCGAGCTGACGACCGTGTACCACGAGGGCGTCCCGGGGCACCACCTGCAGATCGCGCAGGCCACCTACAACAAGGCCGAGCTCAACACCTGGCGGCGCTTCGCCGGCACGTCGGGCCACGCGGAGGGCTGGGCGCTGTACGCCGAGCGCCTCATGCAGGAGCTCGGCTACCTCGACGACCCGGCCGACCGGCTCGGCATGCTCGACGGCCAGCGCATGCGCGCCGCCCGCGTGGTGCTCGACATCGGGGTGCACCTCGGCAAGACGCGGCCCGACGGCGAGGGCGTCTGGGACGCCGACTACGCCTTCGACTTCATGGGCCGCAACGTGAACATGGATCCGTCGTTCGTCCGCTTCGAGGTCAACCGCTACCTCGGCTGGCCGGGCCAGGCGCCCTCCTACAAGGTGGGTCAGCGCATCTGGGAGGACCTCCGCGACGAGACCCGCCGCCGCGAGGGCGACGCGTTCGACATCCGCGCGTTCCACCGCCGCGCGCTCGACATCGGCGGCGTGGGCCTCGACACCCTGCGGGCCGCGGTCCTCCGCTGA
- the rpsA gene encoding 30S ribosomal protein S1 codes for MTIATTDKAPKQVAINDIGSAEDFLAAVEKTLKFFNDGDLIEGTVVKIDRDEVLIDVGYKTEGVIPSRELSIKHDVDPTEVVKVGDTVEALVLQKEDKEGRLILSKKRAQYERAWGDVEKIKESDGVVTGTVIEVVKGGLIVDIGLRGFLPASLIELRRVRDLTPYLGQEIEAKILELDKNRNNVVLSRRALLEQTQSESRSTFLNNLQKGQVRKGVVSSIVNFGAFVDLGGVDGLVHVSELSWKHIEHASEVVEVGQEVTVEILEVDLDRERVSLSLKATQEDPWQVFARTHAIGQVAPGKVTKLVPFGAFVRVAEGIEGLVHISELSGKHVELAEQVVSVGDEVFVKVIDIDLERRRISLSLKQANDGVDPEGTEFDPALYGMLTEYDDQGNYKYPEGFDPETNEWKDGFESQRETWEQQYAAAQARWEAHKKQVAAAAEAEAADTGITSAGPGFTSDSTGAGTLADDESLAALREKLSSSK; via the coding sequence ATGACAATCGCAACGACCGACAAGGCGCCCAAGCAGGTCGCGATCAACGACATCGGATCTGCAGAGGACTTCCTCGCCGCGGTCGAGAAGACACTGAAGTTCTTCAACGACGGAGACCTCATCGAGGGCACCGTCGTGAAGATCGATCGGGACGAGGTCCTGATCGACGTCGGCTACAAGACCGAGGGCGTCATCCCCTCGCGTGAGCTGTCCATCAAGCACGACGTCGACCCGACGGAGGTCGTCAAGGTCGGCGACACCGTCGAGGCCCTCGTCCTCCAGAAGGAGGACAAGGAAGGCCGTCTGATCCTGTCCAAGAAGCGCGCGCAGTACGAGCGTGCGTGGGGCGACGTGGAGAAGATCAAGGAGTCCGACGGCGTCGTCACCGGCACCGTCATCGAGGTCGTCAAGGGCGGCCTCATCGTGGACATCGGCCTCCGCGGCTTCCTCCCGGCCTCGCTCATCGAGCTGCGCCGCGTCCGCGACCTCACGCCGTACCTCGGCCAGGAGATCGAGGCCAAGATCCTCGAGCTCGACAAGAACCGCAACAACGTGGTCCTGTCGCGCCGTGCCCTGCTCGAGCAGACGCAGTCCGAGAGTCGCAGCACGTTCCTCAACAACCTCCAGAAGGGCCAGGTCCGCAAGGGCGTGGTCTCCTCGATCGTCAACTTCGGTGCGTTCGTGGACCTGGGCGGCGTCGACGGCCTCGTGCACGTCTCCGAGCTCAGCTGGAAGCACATCGAGCACGCCAGCGAGGTCGTCGAGGTGGGCCAGGAGGTGACCGTCGAGATCCTCGAGGTCGACCTGGACCGCGAGCGCGTCTCGCTGTCGCTCAAGGCGACGCAGGAGGACCCGTGGCAGGTCTTCGCCCGCACGCACGCCATCGGCCAGGTCGCGCCCGGAAAGGTCACCAAGCTGGTGCCGTTCGGTGCGTTCGTCCGCGTGGCCGAGGGCATCGAGGGCCTCGTGCACATCTCGGAGCTCTCCGGCAAGCACGTCGAGCTCGCGGAGCAGGTCGTGTCCGTCGGCGACGAGGTGTTCGTCAAGGTCATCGACATCGACCTCGAGCGTCGCCGCATCTCGCTGAGCCTCAAGCAGGCCAACGATGGCGTCGACCCCGAGGGCACCGAGTTCGACCCGGCCCTCTACGGCATGCTCACCGAGTACGACGACCAGGGGAACTACAAGTACCCCGAGGGCTTCGACCCGGAGACCAACGAGTGGAAGGACGGCTTCGAGTCGCAGCGCGAGACCTGGGAGCAGCAGTACGCCGCAGCCCAGGCCCGCTGGGAGGCCCACAAGAAGCAGGTCGCGGCGGCAGCCGAGGCCGAGGCGGCCGACACGGGCATCACGTCCGCCGGCCCCGGCTTCACGAGCGACTCGACGGGCGCCGGCACGCTGGCGGACGACGAGAGCCTCGCGGCGCTCCGCGAGAAGCTGTCCAGCTCGAAGTAG
- the coaE gene encoding dephospho-CoA kinase: MQLIGLTGGIAAGKTVVADRLAELGAVRIDADRLAREVVEPGTPALAEIARRYGPGVIAADGTLDRPALGAVVFQDPDARRDLEAITHPAVRALSAARMAAAREADPDAVVVYDIPLLVESGRVDEFARVVVVHAPREERIRRLVELRGMSVEEAERRIASQATDEQRLAVADDVIDSGVSLASTLAQTDRLWANLAGGVGGRS; the protein is encoded by the coding sequence ATGCAGCTGATCGGACTGACGGGCGGCATCGCCGCGGGCAAGACGGTGGTGGCCGACCGCCTGGCCGAGCTCGGCGCCGTGCGGATCGACGCCGACCGGCTCGCCCGCGAAGTGGTGGAGCCCGGCACGCCGGCCCTCGCGGAGATCGCCCGGCGCTACGGTCCCGGTGTGATCGCCGCGGACGGCACCCTCGACCGCCCCGCGCTCGGCGCCGTCGTGTTCCAGGATCCGGACGCGCGCCGCGACCTGGAGGCCATCACGCATCCCGCCGTGCGCGCGCTGTCGGCCGCGCGCATGGCCGCGGCGAGGGAGGCCGACCCGGACGCGGTCGTCGTCTACGACATCCCGCTCCTCGTGGAGTCCGGGCGCGTCGACGAGTTCGCCCGCGTCGTCGTGGTCCACGCGCCGCGCGAGGAGCGGATCCGCCGCCTCGTCGAGCTCCGCGGCATGTCCGTCGAGGAGGCCGAGCGCCGGATCGCCTCGCAGGCGACCGACGAGCAGCGCCTCGCCGTCGCCGACGACGTCATCGACTCCGGCGTCTCGCTCGCGTCGACGCTCGCGCAGACGGATCGGCTCTGGGCGAACCTGGCCGGCGGTGTCGGAGGCCGCTCGTAG